One Methylophaga marina DNA window includes the following coding sequences:
- a CDS encoding TetR family transcriptional regulator yields the protein MKRSKEDAAKTRQKVIDAALKLFGQRGYSGTTLRLIADEAGCSRGPIYWHFANKEELFEEILAYSQAPLEKLIAQCDDSQEPVEAASNFARQWLSLLFDDAYYRQSFEILLNKTEYTESVSPSLERERALTVSLITTFASFVERYRQQSDSKASADSQVVAMSMYSYLMGVTQSWMVNPKLNQLEVNIEFYVTEFVRLLQSPQ from the coding sequence ATGAAACGAAGCAAAGAAGACGCAGCTAAAACTCGGCAGAAAGTGATTGATGCAGCGTTAAAGTTATTTGGTCAGCGTGGTTACAGTGGCACAACATTACGGTTGATTGCTGATGAGGCGGGTTGTTCTCGTGGGCCGATTTACTGGCACTTTGCTAATAAAGAAGAGTTATTTGAAGAAATTTTGGCCTATTCTCAGGCACCATTAGAAAAACTGATTGCTCAGTGTGATGACAGTCAGGAGCCCGTTGAAGCAGCCAGTAATTTTGCTCGCCAATGGCTGAGTTTATTGTTTGATGATGCATATTACCGTCAGTCGTTTGAAATTTTGCTGAATAAAACCGAATACACGGAATCGGTATCGCCATCACTGGAGCGTGAACGCGCCTTAACGGTATCGCTCATCACCACCTTTGCTAGTTTTGTTGAACGCTATCGCCAGCAATCAGATAGCAAAGCCAGTGCGGATAGCCAGGTGGTGGCTATGTCCATGTATAGCTATCTGATGGGTGTAACGCAAAGCTGGATGGTAAACCCTAAGCTCAATCAGCTTGAGGTGAATATCGAATTCTATGTCACCGAGTTTGTGCGTTTATTACAAAGCCCTCAGTGA
- a CDS encoding chemotaxis protein CheW, with translation MTLHSAQANAGKASEKTQVFTFFIEDMMFGLNVDYVLMLGQDVDSVQKVPVEERGLKGVIKYQGIVVPVLDFAHRVGVNSGIDSKAKIIAELKLHEQELNEWVNALEMAVKNSSEFTYSTDLKKANLVNGENSFKPEMTL, from the coding sequence ATGACACTGCATTCTGCTCAGGCTAATGCCGGTAAGGCATCAGAGAAGACTCAGGTTTTCACCTTCTTTATCGAAGATATGATGTTTGGTCTCAATGTCGATTATGTGCTGATGCTGGGGCAGGATGTCGACTCCGTTCAAAAGGTCCCGGTGGAAGAACGTGGTCTGAAAGGGGTGATTAAATATCAGGGTATTGTGGTGCCGGTATTGGATTTTGCCCACCGGGTGGGTGTTAACTCTGGTATCGATAGTAAGGCCAAAATCATCGCCGAATTGAAGCTGCATGAGCAGGAGCTCAATGAGTGGGTCAATGCGCTGGAAATGGCCGTCAAAAATAGCAGTGAATTCACATACTCTACAGACTTGAAAAAAGCCAATTTAGTCAATGGCGAAAACAGTTTCAAACCAGAGATGACACTTTGA
- a CDS encoding primary-amine oxidase, translating into MNHALETSYKPETTPGVKAIHPLDPLTIEEIAIASDLLRKEKGLGAECRFPYVQLEEPAKAEVLAFEKGQPFSRQAFAVVLDKATGDIHEAMIDLNTNTITRWEQIDPEVTGQPAIMMEEFFTCVDIVQADPGFIEAVKRRGLSDKDIETIQIDPWSFGYFGDEEKYRGRRLMRGVAFVRDDIVDNGYARPIDGLVAIIDLNEGKVIELLDDGQNIPVPKTKHNYDTPSLAKPRDDLKPLQITQPEGVSFTVDGWKVNWQKWQFRLGYNPREGLVLNQLSYQDGDRLRPIIYRASINDMAVPYSDTNLNHYWKCAFDGGEYGLGRLANQLELGCDCLGAIRYFDIPTVDDNGVPFLMKNAVCMHEEDYGTLWKHYEFRSETYEMRRSRRLVISFFCTVGNYDYGFYWYLYQDGTIQQETKLTGIIQTGALVPGEKPKFGGMVTPEIYGPTHQHFFSARLHMMLDGENNSVVETNFTPREMDEDENPWGNLFNTEATVLKTELEAAREANGQTGRFWKIINPNSINAVGNPTGYKLVAEHNPVMLAHDNSYVAKRAGFAKKHLWVTPYDPAEMNASGFYPNQNKGEGLPYYVQKDRPIENTDIVVWHTFGHTHVCKPEDFPIMPVEYVGFTLKPNNFFMGNAAMDVPAEGNNHSVDTVTGSVKSGSSCCSE; encoded by the coding sequence ATGAATCACGCATTAGAAACATCCTATAAACCCGAAACAACACCTGGCGTTAAAGCCATTCACCCACTTGATCCATTAACGATAGAAGAAATTGCTATCGCTTCTGATTTACTCAGAAAAGAAAAAGGCTTGGGTGCTGAGTGTCGTTTTCCTTATGTGCAGCTTGAAGAACCGGCAAAAGCGGAAGTATTAGCTTTTGAAAAAGGTCAGCCATTTTCACGCCAAGCCTTTGCGGTGGTACTGGATAAAGCCACAGGTGATATTCATGAAGCGATGATTGATCTTAATACCAACACCATTACACGCTGGGAACAGATTGATCCTGAAGTGACTGGTCAACCCGCCATCATGATGGAAGAGTTCTTCACCTGTGTCGATATTGTTCAGGCTGATCCTGGTTTTATTGAAGCGGTGAAACGCCGAGGCTTAAGCGATAAAGATATTGAGACCATTCAAATCGACCCATGGTCATTTGGTTATTTTGGTGATGAAGAAAAATACCGTGGTCGACGCTTAATGCGTGGTGTGGCTTTTGTGCGTGATGATATTGTCGATAATGGTTATGCTCGCCCTATTGATGGTCTGGTGGCGATTATCGATTTAAATGAAGGTAAGGTCATCGAGCTATTAGATGATGGTCAGAATATTCCCGTCCCTAAAACTAAACACAACTACGACACCCCATCACTCGCCAAGCCACGTGATGATCTTAAACCTCTGCAAATAACTCAGCCGGAAGGTGTGAGCTTCACTGTTGATGGCTGGAAAGTGAACTGGCAGAAATGGCAATTCCGTCTGGGCTATAACCCACGCGAAGGTTTAGTACTCAACCAATTAAGTTACCAGGATGGTGATCGTCTGCGCCCGATTATTTATCGTGCCAGTATCAACGATATGGCGGTACCCTACTCTGACACCAATCTGAACCACTATTGGAAATGTGCGTTTGATGGCGGTGAATATGGTCTTGGCCGCCTGGCTAATCAGCTTGAGCTGGGCTGCGACTGTCTGGGCGCGATTCGCTATTTTGATATTCCAACCGTCGATGATAATGGCGTGCCATTCTTGATGAAAAATGCCGTCTGTATGCATGAGGAAGATTACGGCACCTTATGGAAACATTACGAGTTCCGCAGTGAAACCTATGAAATGCGTCGCTCACGTCGTTTGGTTATCAGCTTCTTCTGTACTGTGGGTAACTATGATTACGGGTTTTACTGGTATTTATATCAGGATGGCACCATTCAACAAGAAACTAAACTGACCGGTATTATTCAGACAGGCGCATTGGTTCCCGGTGAAAAACCTAAGTTCGGTGGTATGGTGACACCCGAAATCTATGGGCCTACTCATCAACATTTCTTTAGTGCTCGCCTGCATATGATGCTTGATGGTGAAAATAATTCCGTGGTCGAAACCAACTTCACGCCCCGCGAAATGGATGAAGATGAAAACCCTTGGGGCAATCTGTTTAATACAGAAGCTACCGTGTTAAAAACAGAACTGGAAGCGGCTCGTGAAGCCAATGGTCAAACCGGCCGGTTCTGGAAAATTATCAACCCCAACAGCATCAACGCCGTGGGTAATCCGACCGGCTATAAACTTGTGGCTGAACATAATCCAGTGATGCTGGCTCATGATAATAGTTATGTTGCCAAGCGGGCTGGCTTTGCCAAAAAGCATTTATGGGTAACGCCTTATGATCCGGCCGAGATGAATGCGTCCGGCTTTTATCCTAATCAAAATAAAGGTGAAGGTTTACCGTATTACGTGCAAAAAGACCGTCCGATTGAAAATACGGATATCGTGGTCTGGCATACCTTTGGTCACACACATGTATGTAAACCAGAGGACTTCCCCATCATGCCAGTGGAGTATGTTGGCTTTACCTTGAAACCCAATAACTTCTTTATGGGTAATGCGGCAATGGATGTGCCTGCTGAAGGGAATAACCATAGCGTTGATACCGTGACCGGTTCGGTAAAATCTGGCTCAAGCTGCTGTTCTGAATAG
- a CDS encoding cytochrome c oxidase assembly protein, producing MWLVSVDLLCSVIVIITLQQWAVKKNLLAKPGIFLTGNLVFLLGMLPWFDDLARYSISLHSLQSVMVHHFAPLLWIGALRHKESSITRAHNTLSHWPTTLLMSIFAVLTWVWMLPSFHPLLMQSAIIYSGMKWLMALSGLALCLSMLSHHQKSSYWQKLNNVTVVMPLLLWGLLMFIFPTMYADTHTSHHHMMMSHLPAWLQLSPIQDQFIGGLLFIVSGFLYWQSNSISVAFTRHARRFSK from the coding sequence ATGTGGTTAGTTTCAGTGGATTTATTGTGCAGCGTGATAGTCATTATCACGCTGCAACAATGGGCTGTTAAGAAAAACTTACTGGCGAAACCGGGCATATTTCTCACTGGTAACCTGGTATTTTTGCTTGGCATGCTGCCGTGGTTTGATGACTTGGCTCGTTATTCGATTAGCTTGCACAGTTTACAAAGCGTCATGGTGCATCATTTTGCCCCATTATTATGGATTGGCGCTTTACGTCATAAAGAGTCATCCATTACCAGAGCACATAACACCTTATCGCATTGGCCTACTACGTTATTGATGAGCATTTTTGCAGTATTGACCTGGGTATGGATGTTACCGTCATTCCATCCACTGTTAATGCAGAGTGCCATTATCTATAGCGGTATGAAATGGTTAATGGCATTAAGTGGGCTGGCCTTATGTTTATCCATGCTCAGTCACCATCAAAAATCATCTTATTGGCAGAAATTAAATAATGTCACAGTGGTGATGCCCTTATTACTCTGGGGGCTGTTGATGTTTATCTTTCCCACAATGTATGCCGATACACATACCAGCCATCATCATATGATGATGAGTCATCTACCCGCCTGGCTTCAGCTATCACCCATTCAGGATCAATTTATCGGTGGTCTGCTCTTTATTGTGTCGGGTTTCCTTTACTGGCAATCAAACTCGATCAGCGTAGCGTTTACGCGTCATGCTCGGCGTTTCTCCAAATAA
- a CDS encoding FAD-dependent oxidoreductase, with translation MTEQVHDVAIIGGGVCGTALMYLLTEYTDIQHIALVEKYDHVAKVNSNGRNNSQTLHCGDIETNYTLEKAAKVKAAAQMIVNYADELAERDEIIFKYPKMVLGVGEKECAMLRERFERFRTVFTSMQLLEKEQIAEIEPNVVMVDGKMREEPCVALAVLDEYSAVDYQRLAESFVDQAQKRTDKDLKLFLNSHVEDIIEKDGVFSIVTQNAVIKAKTVVVSAGGHSLLLAQQMGYGLELSCLPVAGSFYFTPPLLNGKVYTVQNDKLPFAAVHGDPDVLIEGKTRFGPTALLLPMLERYNSKTFFEFLRVLKLDSRVMKVFWDLFKVKDIRNYILKNFLFEVPLLRRWLFMKDARKIVPSLQLKDVTFAKGFGGVRPQLIDKKSSQLMLGEAKINPGTGIVFNMTPSPGATSCLENAELDLRFVCGRLGAQIDETRLRADLH, from the coding sequence ATGACAGAACAAGTCCATGATGTAGCCATTATCGGTGGTGGCGTATGCGGTACAGCACTGATGTATTTGCTCACTGAATACACCGATATACAACATATCGCTTTGGTTGAAAAATACGACCATGTTGCCAAAGTGAACTCTAACGGCAGAAATAATAGTCAGACGCTTCACTGTGGTGATATTGAAACGAATTACACCCTTGAGAAAGCCGCTAAAGTCAAAGCCGCGGCCCAGATGATTGTCAACTATGCTGATGAGCTGGCAGAACGTGATGAAATCATTTTTAAATACCCCAAAATGGTATTGGGCGTGGGTGAAAAAGAGTGCGCCATGTTACGTGAGCGTTTCGAACGTTTCCGCACCGTCTTCACTTCAATGCAACTGCTGGAAAAAGAGCAAATCGCTGAGATCGAACCCAATGTGGTGATGGTCGATGGCAAGATGCGTGAAGAACCTTGTGTGGCATTGGCTGTGTTAGATGAATACTCAGCAGTGGATTACCAGCGTTTGGCTGAAAGCTTTGTCGATCAGGCACAAAAGCGAACAGATAAAGATCTCAAGCTATTTCTGAACAGTCACGTCGAAGACATCATCGAAAAAGATGGCGTATTTTCTATTGTTACTCAGAACGCGGTTATCAAAGCAAAAACGGTCGTCGTTTCTGCTGGTGGACACAGCCTGCTATTAGCCCAGCAAATGGGATATGGTCTTGAACTCTCCTGTTTACCCGTTGCCGGTAGTTTCTATTTCACACCGCCCTTACTCAATGGCAAGGTTTACACCGTACAAAACGACAAATTGCCTTTTGCCGCAGTGCATGGTGATCCAGATGTATTGATTGAGGGTAAGACTCGCTTTGGACCCACTGCATTGTTATTACCCATGCTGGAACGCTACAACAGCAAAACCTTTTTTGAGTTCTTGCGTGTATTAAAGCTCGATTCACGGGTGATGAAAGTCTTCTGGGATCTGTTTAAGGTCAAAGACATTCGTAACTACATTCTGAAAAACTTCCTGTTTGAAGTACCACTGCTACGCCGCTGGTTGTTTATGAAAGATGCACGAAAAATCGTGCCATCTCTGCAATTAAAAGATGTCACCTTTGCCAAAGGTTTTGGCGGTGTTCGTCCTCAGTTAATTGATAAAAAATCATCTCAATTGATGCTGGGCGAAGCGAAAATCAACCCGGGTACAGGTATCGTCTTTAATATGACTCCTTCACCTGGCGCGACCAGTTGTCTGGAAAACGCCGAGCTGGATTTACGATTTGTGTGTGGGCGACTTGGAGCACAGATAGACGAAACCCGTTTAAGAGCTGACCTGCACTGA
- a CDS encoding PhzF family phenazine biosynthesis protein codes for MKIKQYQVDAFASRPFEGNPAAVCPLESWLDDDLLQAIAEENNLSETAFFVPTAKGFRLRWFTPVKEVDLCGHATLATAHVIFEILGYTESAIIFETRSGNLCVEKDSNQLKMDFPAFPPTPCEVSETIIKALGVHPIELLAADDYVAVLDSETTVRAITPNQALLAQLDLRGVIVTATGTDVDFVSRFFAPKIGIPEDPVTGAAHCKLAPYWAGKLGKNFLSAKQVSKRGGSLKCEVKADRVVLYGNAVTFMEAEIAFET; via the coding sequence ATGAAAATAAAACAATACCAAGTTGATGCCTTTGCATCCCGACCATTTGAGGGCAATCCGGCGGCGGTGTGTCCTTTGGAAAGCTGGCTGGACGATGACTTGCTTCAAGCTATCGCAGAAGAAAACAATTTGTCGGAAACTGCATTCTTCGTGCCCACAGCAAAGGGGTTTCGTCTGAGATGGTTTACCCCGGTCAAGGAGGTTGATCTATGTGGCCACGCCACATTGGCAACGGCCCATGTCATCTTCGAAATTCTTGGTTATACCGAATCGGCTATCATCTTTGAGACGCGTAGTGGCAACCTTTGTGTTGAAAAGGATAGCAATCAATTGAAAATGGATTTCCCAGCATTTCCGCCAACTCCATGCGAGGTTTCCGAAACCATTATTAAAGCCCTTGGCGTGCACCCTATCGAGTTGCTGGCTGCCGACGATTACGTGGCCGTGTTGGATAGCGAGACAACCGTTCGAGCCATCACCCCAAATCAAGCCTTACTTGCGCAGCTCGATTTGCGCGGTGTTATCGTTACTGCAACAGGTACTGATGTAGATTTTGTCAGTCGCTTCTTTGCCCCCAAGATCGGCATTCCCGAAGATCCCGTAACTGGCGCCGCTCATTGTAAGCTTGCACCATACTGGGCTGGGAAACTTGGGAAAAACTTTCTGTCCGCCAAGCAAGTCTCTAAGCGTGGTGGTAGCCTCAAATGTGAAGTCAAAGCCGATCGAGTCGTTCTATACGGAAATGCCGTAACGTTCATGGAGGCAGAGATTGCATTTGAAACCTAA
- a CDS encoding sugar phosphate isomerase/epimerase family protein, producing the protein MTMKLKNFKTVWGHTGTIEEAVTMAKEAGFSGLEAPAKHDDPNHFPALQAAIEKHNIEWIQEICTAGSYVPRRRASVEEHLADLESQIILGKSLKPQFVNVMGGCDAWPIQTSIDFFKAAMDIADKHGVLCSFETHRGRSFYCPWNTMAILEHLPDIKITCDFSHWVVVSERLMDSEWDAIELAAQHAHHIHSRVGYDQGPQVPHPAAPEYQAALESHQRCWEAIWTAQRDRGYTETTMTPEFGPDGYLHHLPFTNAPIADLWQINSWIGHTEQQHFGQWKQATKLAEVSHG; encoded by the coding sequence ATGACGATGAAGCTAAAGAATTTCAAAACAGTCTGGGGTCATACCGGTACCATTGAAGAAGCCGTTACCATGGCAAAAGAGGCTGGGTTCTCAGGTCTGGAAGCACCTGCCAAACATGACGATCCAAACCATTTCCCAGCACTGCAAGCAGCGATTGAAAAACACAATATTGAATGGATTCAAGAAATCTGCACCGCAGGGTCTTATGTACCGAGACGTCGTGCCAGTGTGGAAGAACATCTCGCTGATCTTGAATCACAAATCATTTTAGGTAAATCGCTAAAACCCCAATTTGTGAATGTGATGGGTGGCTGTGATGCCTGGCCGATTCAAACCAGTATCGACTTCTTCAAAGCCGCCATGGATATTGCAGATAAACATGGTGTGTTATGTTCGTTTGAAACACACCGAGGCCGCAGCTTTTATTGCCCATGGAATACCATGGCGATATTAGAACACCTGCCAGATATCAAGATTACCTGTGATTTTAGTCATTGGGTGGTGGTCAGTGAACGCTTGATGGATAGCGAATGGGATGCCATCGAACTAGCCGCTCAACATGCTCATCATATTCACAGTCGGGTAGGGTATGACCAGGGGCCACAAGTACCACATCCTGCAGCACCCGAATATCAAGCGGCTTTAGAAAGTCATCAACGTTGCTGGGAAGCCATTTGGACTGCTCAACGAGATCGTGGTTATACAGAAACCACCATGACCCCAGAGTTTGGACCAGATGGTTATTTGCACCATCTGCCATTTACTAATGCCCCCATTGCAGACCTCTGGCAAATCAATAGCTGGATTGGTCACACCGAGCAGCAGCATTTCGGGCAATGGAAACAAGCCACCAAGTTAGCTGAGGTGTCACATGGCTAA
- a CDS encoding IS4 family transposase — protein MSFRAELEKKWKITIALLGEARAALCECEGVGKCDLDEHKGHFLLRATLVSHRRGLCLYEEVHDLSTKEKPKTHRQFLSRLADVLDQQCQPIIVTDAGFKTPWFRAVLAMGWDFVGCARLPNFYSVDNEHWQCITQLYKQATQRPKLLKGAIARRNPLPCNLVIVKQKSTGRKVFNHAGCERQSKQHRVHRKSANDPWLLATSLSHSAFLAVKTTKIYRYRMQIEEGFRDMKSHRFGQGFEYNKTTHKERLSVLILLTTITHWILMVIGLAARQTQHHRQYQANSLKTDSVLSLPFIGFRVIADKYAKLNIREFMKSVRALHLSSAYLFETL, from the coding sequence ATGAGCTTCAGAGCAGAATTAGAGAAGAAGTGGAAAATCACTATCGCCCTGCTAGGGGAGGCTCGCGCAGCTCTTTGCGAATGCGAGGGAGTTGGTAAGTGTGATTTAGATGAGCATAAAGGTCACTTTCTGCTTCGGGCAACCTTGGTATCACACCGTCGGGGTTTATGTCTTTATGAGGAAGTACACGATCTAAGTACCAAAGAAAAACCTAAAACACACCGTCAATTTCTGAGTCGTCTCGCTGACGTACTTGATCAGCAATGCCAACCGATTATTGTGACGGACGCAGGATTTAAAACACCCTGGTTTCGAGCCGTTTTAGCAATGGGCTGGGACTTTGTTGGTTGTGCTCGACTGCCAAATTTTTATAGTGTGGATAATGAACATTGGCAATGTATTACTCAGTTATATAAGCAAGCAACACAGCGGCCAAAACTCCTGAAGGGGGCGATTGCAAGACGAAACCCATTGCCATGTAACTTGGTTATTGTTAAGCAAAAATCAACGGGAAGAAAAGTGTTTAACCATGCTGGTTGTGAGCGTCAATCGAAACAACATCGGGTTCACAGAAAATCAGCCAATGATCCTTGGCTGTTAGCGACCTCTTTAAGTCATAGTGCATTCTTGGCGGTTAAAACCACCAAAATATATCGTTACCGCATGCAAATAGAAGAAGGTTTTAGAGATATGAAAAGCCACCGATTTGGACAGGGATTTGAATACAATAAAACGACACATAAAGAGAGATTATCTGTGTTAATTCTGCTGACAACGATTACCCACTGGATACTAATGGTGATTGGATTAGCTGCCCGGCAAACACAGCATCATCGTCAATATCAAGCGAATAGTTTGAAGACAGATTCGGTTTTATCCTTACCCTTTATTGGTTTTAGAGTCATTGCTGATAAATATGCGAAATTGAATATAAGAGAATTTATGAAGTCTGTCAGGGCACTTCATTTATCAAGTGCTTACTTATTTGAAACGCTATAA
- a CDS encoding fatty acid desaturase family protein — protein sequence MAKTFQLRDPAGAKYSIGVLVYITVTYFGGWAAMFANNWIINILGMMACAHGMIIAAYLLHECGHNALFKDNKDNAKLGKVLNWITGSCYGRFEDIRYKHMRHHVDNCDPVVWDYRSFLKRHPVMEKVVKAAEWAYIPAIEIMMHTMLVFAPWAIESKRDQQRRVLTVVLIRGALLLAVLLISVKAFVLYAVAQCVLFTVLRFMDCYQHNYEVIFNLDDPDAVFPHRRDFEYEQANTYSNLLSHRYPWLNMLVLNFCYHNAHHQKPILNWYELPALHKEMGEKVAPQTLTFWEQARSYHKHRVARIYAEEYGDDEVTTSLKEGRAVGVDALSFLTAF from the coding sequence ATGGCTAAAACATTCCAACTACGTGATCCCGCTGGGGCAAAATATAGTATCGGTGTGTTGGTCTATATCACCGTCACTTACTTTGGTGGCTGGGCAGCGATGTTTGCCAATAACTGGATAATCAATATTCTGGGCATGATGGCCTGTGCCCACGGCATGATTATCGCGGCTTATTTATTACACGAATGTGGTCATAACGCCTTATTTAAAGACAATAAGGATAATGCCAAACTCGGTAAAGTCCTTAACTGGATTACCGGCAGTTGTTACGGCCGCTTTGAAGATATTCGTTATAAACACATGCGTCATCATGTCGATAACTGTGATCCCGTAGTATGGGATTACCGTAGCTTTTTAAAACGACATCCAGTTATGGAAAAGGTCGTCAAAGCAGCGGAGTGGGCATACATACCAGCCATTGAAATTATGATGCACACTATGCTGGTGTTTGCACCATGGGCTATTGAATCAAAGCGTGATCAACAACGTCGGGTTTTGACGGTGGTATTAATTAGAGGCGCGTTATTGCTGGCGGTGTTGCTGATTAGTGTCAAAGCGTTTGTCTTATACGCCGTTGCTCAATGCGTGTTGTTCACTGTACTTCGTTTTATGGACTGTTATCAGCATAACTATGAAGTGATTTTTAATCTGGATGATCCTGATGCCGTGTTCCCTCATCGTCGTGATTTTGAGTACGAGCAGGCCAATACCTATAGCAACTTATTGTCACACCGTTATCCGTGGCTGAATATGCTGGTGCTGAATTTCTGCTATCACAATGCTCATCATCAGAAACCCATATTGAACTGGTATGAGCTGCCGGCTTTACACAAAGAAATGGGTGAAAAAGTCGCACCACAAACGCTGACATTCTGGGAACAAGCTCGTTCTTATCACAAGCATCGTGTCGCACGTATTTATGCTGAAGAATACGGTGATGATGAAGTCACCACCTCATTAAAAGAGGGCAGAGCCGTCGGTGTGGATGCGTTAAGTTTTCTGACTGCGTTTTGA
- a CDS encoding WG repeat-containing protein has product MKRVISIFILIFIGSVQAEDFGTCGYIPKKTEQYQYPEWEVFDSCASYAAGVLRISQEHRERLHFGTEDLEVFFTSGQYFYVKPDGRFLPVMFYDNGADYFREGLIRSQKNGKIEFYNKHFELVLSPDYDWAWPFHDGLALVCNGCVLTPMEDGHQALESGLWGYINKKGEEVVPVKYKSSDLPRQ; this is encoded by the coding sequence ATGAAAAGAGTCATCTCAATATTCATCTTGATATTTATCGGCTCAGTGCAGGCCGAAGATTTTGGAACTTGTGGTTATATTCCAAAGAAGACTGAGCAATATCAATATCCAGAATGGGAAGTGTTTGATAGCTGTGCTTCTTATGCCGCTGGTGTGTTGCGAATATCACAAGAGCATAGAGAGAGACTTCATTTTGGAACTGAAGATTTGGAGGTATTTTTTACCTCTGGTCAGTATTTCTACGTGAAACCTGATGGCAGATTTCTGCCTGTCATGTTTTACGATAACGGTGCTGATTATTTTCGAGAAGGATTAATTCGCTCCCAGAAAAACGGGAAAATCGAATTCTATAATAAGCATTTTGAGTTGGTACTTTCACCTGACTATGATTGGGCATGGCCATTTCATGACGGTTTGGCCCTTGTCTGTAACGGTTGTGTTCTGACGCCAATGGAAGATGGCCACCAAGCACTCGAAAGTGGCTTATGGGGCTACATAAACAAGAAAGGAGAGGAAGTGGTACCGGTCAAATACAAGTCTTCTGATCTTCCTCGCCAGTAA
- a CDS encoding helix-turn-helix domain-containing protein — protein sequence MLNTLRHDLALLVYNLRTVNKTATYAKQLFKAIEDKIIQFALTIYESEETHNNSLKRLGNQHNYIVQRCHEYVASSEGSCASIVDICKALSIPHRTLNYSFHKATGTSPMQYLRAVKLNAAKRELITSGLSVTDVAANYGFFHMGYFSQEYRRLFGETPSMTRKRYADRV from the coding sequence ATGCTCAACACCTTACGCCATGATCTGGCTTTGCTCGTATATAACCTGAGAACTGTGAATAAGACTGCGACCTATGCTAAACAGTTATTCAAAGCGATAGAGGATAAAATAATCCAGTTTGCTTTGACTATTTACGAAAGCGAAGAAACGCATAACAACTCGTTAAAACGTCTGGGCAATCAACACAACTACATTGTGCAGCGTTGTCATGAGTATGTGGCCTCCAGTGAAGGAAGTTGTGCCAGTATTGTGGATATATGCAAGGCCTTGTCTATCCCACACCGCACCTTGAATTATAGTTTCCATAAAGCGACAGGCACTTCACCAATGCAATATCTGCGAGCCGTAAAGCTCAATGCAGCCAAACGTGAACTAATAACAAGTGGTCTTTCAGTCACTGATGTGGCAGCTAATTATGGCTTTTTCCATATGGGCTATTTTTCTCAGGAATATCGTCGTTTATTTGGAGAAACGCCGAGCATGACGCGTAAACGCTACGCTGATCGAGTTTGA
- a CDS encoding CZB domain-containing protein — translation MASTASFLNTVKLDHAVWKNQIYAAIDTENYQFSVNDHTQCRLGEWYYRGAGASEYVSLSNYKSIEKPHEQVHVSGKAAIQAAANGDKAETLNMLSAMEHASIQVVSAIDDLLDEYFNQLHRYSK, via the coding sequence ATGGCATCAACGGCCTCATTTCTCAATACGGTGAAGTTAGATCACGCTGTCTGGAAAAATCAGATTTATGCCGCTATCGATACTGAGAATTATCAATTTTCCGTAAACGATCACACTCAATGTCGACTGGGCGAATGGTACTATCGCGGAGCGGGTGCCAGTGAGTACGTATCACTTAGTAACTATAAATCTATCGAAAAACCGCATGAACAGGTTCATGTTTCTGGTAAAGCGGCGATTCAAGCGGCAGCGAATGGTGATAAAGCAGAAACACTCAATATGTTGTCGGCGATGGAGCATGCCAGTATTCAGGTAGTCAGTGCCATTGATGACTTACTGGATGAATACTTCAATCAACTGCATCGCTACTCAAAATAA